One window from the genome of Parasteatoda tepidariorum isolate YZ-2023 chromosome 8, CAS_Ptep_4.0, whole genome shotgun sequence encodes:
- the LOC107448613 gene encoding 3'-5' ssDNA/RNA exonuclease TatD, whose protein sequence is MSSDSSQVLKDDVKRSKFNTSSDCAEAMLEKMDGEYLITDVCANLTNKKFARDVDSVIQRSKNAGIKKIIVSGTNIASSREALRLTRLYPDYIYCAAGVHPNEAKNWDEDFEEELKDILSNPECVAIGQCGLDYSKNVSEQSEQKEVLIKQLKLAKELKKPILISERDAHNDLLEILKNNSSSLPDILIHSFCGKVEELKAYLSSGCYIGLTGSVWKDKSEEGLKKIIEDNLVPLDHLLIESDSPFMYPNTRASQIPASVKEKLTEKSLSFLQRYCTFQRNEPCSLPVTIEMLAAFYKIRPDEMALQTTYNALKLFALT, encoded by the exons ATGAGTAGTGATTCAAGTCAGGTTTTGAAAGATGATGtcaaaagaagtaaatttaacactTCTTCAGACTGTGCTGAAGCCATGCTTGAAAAAATGGATGGGGAATATTTAATAACTGACGTTTGCGccaatttaacaaataaaaaatttgctcggGATGTTGACAGTGTGATTCAGCGGTCTAAAAATGCTG gaataaagaaaattattgtttcggGAACAAATATTGCCTCAAGTAGAGAAGCTCTGCGTTTGACTAGATTATATCCTGATTATATATATTGTGCAGcag gaGTTCATCctaatgaagcaaaaaattggGATGAGGACTTTGAAGAAGAATTGAAAGATATTCTTTCAAATCCAGAGTGTGTGGCTATAGGACAATGTGGCTTGGACTAtagtaaaaatgtttctgaacAGTCAGAGCAAAAGGAAGTATTGATTAAGCAG CTGAAGCTGGCTAAGGAGTTGAAAAAGCCAATTCTTATAAGTGAGAGGGATGCTCATAATGATTTATtagaaatactgaaaaataattcttctagTCTGCCAGATATTCTAATCCATTCTTTTTGTGGAAAAGTAGAAGAGTTAAAAGCCTATCTTTCCAGTGGCTGTTACATTGGTTTGACAG gttctGTTTGGAAGGACAAATCTGAGGAAGGTTTGAAGAAAATCATTGAGGATAACCTGGTGCCACTAGATCATCTCCTGATCGAAAGTGATTCACCATTTATGTATCCAAACACCAGAGCCAGTCAAATTCCTGCATCAGTCAAAGAGAAACTAACTGAAAAATCTTTGAGCTTTCTTCAAAGATATTGTACTTTTCAAAGGAATGAGCCCTGCTCTCTTCCTGTGACTATTGAAATGCTTGCTGCATTCTATAAAATTCGACCTGATGAAATGGCTCTTCAAACTACCTATAATGCCTTAAAGTTATTTGCATTGACCTAA